In the Bacillus shivajii genome, one interval contains:
- the argC gene encoding N-acetyl-gamma-glutamyl-phosphate reductase: MKAAIIGATGYGGAELIRILQHHSEVELSSVHSSSQQGLSIAESYPHLHDIFCEKLDDIDAQLLKEKADVVFLSTPPGISSQITPSLLEEGLKVIDLSGDLRLKNADVYREWYGLEPATGEILSKAIYGLPEWSKEEIKSAQLISNPGCYPTATLLGLTPLVKNQLIDPESIIIDAKSGVSGAGRSPSAISHFSEMNDSLKIYKVNAHKHIPEIEQGLQQLDATIPSITFSTHLIPMTRGIMATIYATAKEPITEKKLRSLFNDAYGEAPFVRVRNEGSYPATKEVYGTNYCDIGVTYDERTGRITVVSVIDNLMKGAAGQAVQNLNIAMGIEETTGLNFVPVYP, from the coding sequence ATGAAAGCAGCGATTATTGGAGCAACAGGATATGGAGGTGCTGAATTAATTCGGATATTACAGCACCATTCAGAAGTTGAATTGAGTTCAGTTCATTCATCATCGCAGCAAGGTCTCTCCATCGCTGAGAGCTACCCACATCTTCACGACATCTTTTGTGAAAAACTAGATGATATTGACGCTCAGTTGTTAAAAGAAAAAGCAGACGTTGTTTTTCTTTCGACACCTCCAGGAATATCAAGTCAAATTACCCCCTCACTATTGGAGGAAGGATTAAAAGTCATTGATTTGTCAGGAGATCTCCGTTTAAAAAATGCGGATGTTTATAGGGAATGGTATGGACTTGAGCCTGCCACAGGTGAAATATTAAGCAAAGCCATTTATGGATTACCGGAATGGTCAAAAGAAGAAATAAAATCTGCCCAGCTTATTTCAAATCCAGGCTGTTATCCAACGGCGACACTTTTAGGTCTCACACCGCTTGTCAAAAATCAGCTTATTGATCCAGAATCGATCATTATTGATGCAAAGTCAGGCGTGTCAGGAGCAGGGCGTTCACCATCTGCAATAAGTCATTTTAGTGAAATGAATGATAGTTTAAAAATTTATAAAGTAAACGCTCATAAACATATTCCTGAAATTGAACAAGGGCTGCAACAATTGGATGCAACGATTCCGTCAATTACTTTTAGCACTCATTTAATACCTATGACAAGAGGAATTATGGCGACGATTTATGCCACAGCAAAAGAACCAATCACCGAAAAAAAGTTGCGTTCACTATTCAATGACGCTTATGGAGAAGCTCCATTTGTCAGAGTTCGTAATGAAGGTTCATACCCCGCAACAAAAGAAGTATACGGCACAAATTACTGTGATATCGGTGTTACGTATGATGAACGTACAGGTCGCATCACAGTCGTTTCTGTTATTGATAATTTAATGAAAGGAGCGGCAGGTCAAGCGGTTCAAAACTTAAACATTGCAATGGGAATTGAAGAAACAACAGGTTTAAACTTTGTCCCAGTTTATCCTTAA
- the argJ gene encoding bifunctional ornithine acetyltransferase/N-acetylglutamate synthase codes for MKVLSDECNVIPVNGGSIVTPKGFKATGVYTGVKRKRLDLGAILCEVPASSAAVYTLNKVQAAPLKVTKESIEKNGKLRAVVVNSGNANACTGKKGLEDAYEIRKRSARTFDLLEHEVAVTSTGLIGEYLPMDKIVPGIKELTPERTLRGADQFSESILTTDKVKKHTCYKIKVDEKEVTVGGVAKGSGMIHPNMATMLGFLTTDANIEPNMLQQALSQVTDETFNRITVDGDTSTNDMVIVMASGLARNNTLTTDHPEWQNFVGALKAACEDLAKKIARDGEGATKLIEVQVKGASTDEEAGMIAKQIVGSDLVKTAVYGTDANWGRIICAIGYSGAQIHPEKINITFGPVEMLKNSEPLPFSEALAKKYLQEENITIYVDLQTGQGFGKAWGCDLTYDYVRINAGYRT; via the coding sequence GTGAAAGTATTAAGTGATGAATGCAATGTAATTCCTGTAAATGGTGGAAGCATCGTTACCCCGAAAGGTTTCAAGGCAACGGGGGTTTATACAGGGGTAAAAAGAAAACGGCTAGATTTAGGAGCCATTCTTTGCGAGGTGCCTGCAAGCAGTGCAGCCGTTTATACACTTAATAAAGTGCAAGCCGCACCATTAAAGGTAACAAAAGAAAGTATTGAAAAGAACGGAAAACTTAGGGCGGTAGTCGTAAACAGTGGGAATGCGAATGCGTGTACAGGAAAAAAGGGATTAGAAGACGCTTACGAAATACGAAAGCGCAGTGCTCGGACTTTTGACTTACTAGAACATGAAGTTGCCGTCACTTCAACTGGCTTAATCGGAGAGTATTTACCGATGGACAAAATTGTGCCAGGGATCAAAGAGTTAACTCCTGAACGAACGCTCCGTGGTGCCGACCAATTTAGTGAATCAATATTAACGACGGATAAGGTTAAGAAGCATACTTGTTACAAAATAAAAGTGGATGAAAAAGAGGTAACCGTTGGTGGAGTTGCAAAAGGATCCGGGATGATTCACCCCAATATGGCAACAATGCTTGGCTTTTTAACAACAGATGCAAATATTGAGCCAAACATGCTTCAGCAGGCACTTTCACAAGTAACAGATGAAACATTTAACCGGATCACTGTAGATGGAGACACTTCTACAAACGATATGGTCATCGTCATGGCAAGTGGTTTAGCACGAAATAATACGTTAACAACCGATCATCCGGAATGGCAAAACTTTGTTGGAGCTTTAAAAGCAGCGTGTGAAGACTTAGCAAAGAAAATCGCTCGTGATGGAGAAGGAGCAACAAAGCTAATTGAGGTCCAAGTAAAAGGGGCAAGTACAGATGAAGAAGCAGGGATGATTGCTAAGCAAATTGTTGGTTCAGATCTTGTTAAAACAGCGGTCTATGGTACTGATGCAAATTGGGGACGCATTATTTGTGCAATTGGCTACAGTGGTGCTCAAATACATCCAGAAAAAATTAACATTACCTTTGGTCCAGTTGAGATGTTAAAAAACAGTGAGCCGCTGCCGTTTTCAGAAGCTCTCGCAAAAAAATATTTACAAGAAGAAAACATCACGATTTACGTTGATTTACAAACAGGGCAAGGATTCGGTAAGGCTTGGGGCTGTGATTTAACCTATGATTACGTACGAATTAATGCAGGTTATCGAACGTAG
- the argB gene encoding acetylglutamate kinase, whose protein sequence is MREIIVVKCGGSTIDELSDEFFFSIKALKDAGKTPVIVHGGGPGINHMLKRLNVKSEFVQGLRKTTKEVLEAVEMVLCGKVNKALVTKLQKTGLNAIGISGCDGRIIEVTPIDKENLGFVGEAKNINNLLLEQFIQSDLIPVIAPVGIGVDGERYNINADSAAGAVAEGLGAKQLLFVTDVPGILKDGHLQENVTIDEVEKLMVNGTISGGMIPKVKAAMKSLQGKIETVLIVNGKGTTLSKQGSLIGTKVIKGPRRKTYYKNKVV, encoded by the coding sequence ATGAGAGAAATTATCGTCGTGAAATGTGGAGGAAGTACAATTGATGAGCTTTCCGATGAATTTTTTTTTAGTATAAAAGCGTTAAAAGACGCTGGTAAAACACCAGTGATTGTGCACGGAGGCGGTCCTGGAATTAATCACATGCTCAAACGCTTAAACGTGAAAAGTGAATTTGTTCAAGGACTTCGCAAAACAACAAAAGAAGTGTTAGAAGCCGTAGAAATGGTTCTTTGCGGGAAAGTGAACAAAGCGTTAGTGACGAAATTGCAAAAGACAGGATTAAACGCGATCGGCATATCTGGGTGTGACGGTAGGATAATAGAAGTCACTCCTATTGATAAAGAGAACCTTGGCTTTGTCGGTGAAGCAAAAAACATCAATAACCTTTTACTTGAACAATTTATTCAAAGTGATCTGATCCCTGTCATTGCTCCCGTTGGGATCGGAGTAGATGGAGAGCGATACAATATTAATGCAGATAGCGCAGCTGGAGCTGTAGCTGAAGGATTAGGAGCTAAGCAACTTCTATTTGTCACTGATGTACCAGGAATTTTAAAAGATGGTCATCTGCAAGAGAACGTTACGATTGATGAAGTAGAGAAGTTAATGGTTAATGGCACAATCTCCGGCGGAATGATTCCGAAAGTAAAAGCAGCAATGAAAAGTTTGCAAGGGAAAATAGAAACCGTCTTGATCGTAAACGGAAAAGGCACAACATTATCAAAGCAAGGTTCACTAATCGGCACGAAAGTTATAAAAGGACCTCGTCGAAAAACGTATTATAAAAATAAGGTGGTTTAG
- a CDS encoding acetylornithine transaminase has protein sequence MSALFPTYARWDITVKEANGTTIIDNNGKEYLDFAGGIAVCNLGHCNERVNSAVKEQLDKVWHVSNLFHIEGQEKVAQLLTHHSDGDLVYFCNSGAEANEAAIKLARKHTGKTKMISFKQSFHGRTFASMSATGQDKIHQGYGPLLEEFIYLPFNDEVAVEKTIDETVAAVILEVVQGEGGVIPGENSFINHVAKLCQENGVLLIVDEVQTGIGRTGKPFAYQHYGITPDMITVAKGLGNGFPVGALIGKEELKETFGPGSHGSTFGGNPLAMTAAEAVLETVFEGEFLEEVTEKSQYFMAKLEEQLKGIDVVKEIRGSGLMIGIECTKEVADIMKKLRQQGLIVLNAGPNVVRLLPPLTVTYEELAKVGDMLEVQLKK, from the coding sequence ATGAGTGCATTATTTCCAACATATGCAAGATGGGATATAACTGTAAAAGAAGCGAATGGAACAACGATAATTGACAATAACGGCAAGGAATATCTAGATTTTGCTGGAGGTATTGCCGTTTGCAATTTAGGTCACTGCAATGAACGTGTAAATAGCGCTGTAAAAGAGCAGCTAGATAAAGTGTGGCACGTTTCCAATTTGTTTCACATTGAAGGCCAGGAGAAGGTAGCACAGTTATTGACACACCATTCAGATGGGGACCTCGTTTATTTTTGTAATAGCGGGGCTGAAGCAAATGAAGCAGCAATAAAGTTAGCAAGAAAACATACAGGTAAAACGAAAATGATAAGTTTTAAACAGTCCTTTCATGGCCGAACGTTCGCAAGTATGTCAGCCACAGGTCAAGATAAGATTCATCAAGGGTACGGACCATTGCTTGAAGAGTTTATTTATTTGCCATTCAATGATGAAGTAGCTGTCGAAAAAACTATTGATGAAACAGTAGCTGCTGTTATTCTAGAAGTTGTTCAAGGAGAAGGTGGGGTCATTCCAGGAGAAAACAGTTTTATTAATCATGTAGCTAAGCTTTGCCAAGAAAACGGAGTGCTATTAATTGTTGATGAAGTTCAAACAGGAATTGGGCGTACCGGTAAGCCTTTTGCGTATCAACATTACGGAATTACTCCAGATATGATTACTGTTGCCAAAGGACTAGGGAATGGTTTTCCTGTTGGAGCGTTGATTGGGAAAGAGGAATTAAAAGAAACATTTGGTCCAGGAAGTCACGGTTCTACGTTTGGCGGAAATCCATTAGCGATGACAGCTGCAGAAGCGGTTTTAGAGACAGTTTTTGAAGGGGAATTTTTAGAAGAGGTTACAGAAAAAAGCCAATATTTCATGGCGAAATTAGAAGAACAATTAAAAGGAATCGATGTTGTGAAAGAAATTCGCGGAAGTGGCCTTATGATCGGGATTGAATGTACGAAAGAAGTCGCTGACATCATGAAGAAATTACGTCAACAAGGGTTAATTGTTTTAAATGCAGGTCCTAATGTCGTTCGATTGTTGCCACCACTGACGGTGACATATGAGGAACTTGCAAAAGTGGGGGATATGTTAGAGGTTCAATTAAAAAAGTAG
- a CDS encoding DEAD/DEAH box helicase — translation MKILIILQLTNDDIGQIGGGKVKPTGIVDIAMVQSLNSREKVNNLLKDYGQVVVDECHHISAVSFEKVMKQVDAKYVHGLTATPQRKDGLHPIITMQCGPIRYKVEAKQQAKVYPFKQVLIPRYTSFHVSDENNEMTIHHLYKNMVNDERRNEMIFNDVLHCLEEGRSPIILTERIEHIKKLEEKFKDFAKNVIVLTGGLKKKEEQERLQQLKRIPENEERLIIASGKYIGEGFDDARLDTLFLAMPISWKGTLQQYVGRLHRHFVGKSSVKVYDYIDHKQPMIKKMYEKRLKGYAALGFKTLNNDETKDEQMKLF, via the coding sequence ATGAAAATATTAATAATTTTACAGTTAACTAATGATGATATCGGACAAATTGGCGGAGGGAAAGTGAAACCAACTGGTATAGTTGATATTGCAATGGTTCAAAGCTTAAATAGTCGTGAAAAAGTAAATAACCTATTAAAAGATTATGGACAAGTAGTCGTAGATGAATGCCACCACATCTCTGCCGTTTCATTTGAGAAAGTGATGAAACAAGTAGATGCTAAATATGTTCATGGGTTAACCGCTACCCCACAACGAAAGGATGGACTACATCCAATCATTACAATGCAATGCGGTCCTATACGTTATAAAGTTGAAGCTAAGCAACAAGCAAAAGTTTACCCATTCAAACAAGTGCTAATCCCCCGCTATACATCCTTTCATGTATCTGATGAAAATAACGAAATGACCATTCATCATTTATACAAAAACATGGTAAATGATGAAAGAAGAAATGAAATGATCTTTAACGATGTTTTACATTGTTTAGAAGAAGGGCGCTCTCCAATTATCTTAACTGAACGAATTGAACACATTAAGAAACTTGAAGAAAAATTTAAAGATTTTGCCAAGAATGTTATTGTACTCACTGGAGGGTTAAAGAAAAAAGAAGAACAAGAACGCTTACAACAGTTGAAAAGGATTCCCGAAAATGAAGAAAGATTAATTATTGCATCAGGTAAATATATTGGAGAAGGTTTCGATGATGCTCGTTTAGATACATTATTTTTAGCAATGCCCATCTCCTGGAAAGGAACACTCCAACAATACGTCGGAAGGTTACACCGTCATTTTGTTGGCAAATCCTCTGTCAAAGTATACGATTATATCGACCATAAACAGCCAATGATTAAGAAAATGTATGAAAAGCGCTTAAAAGGATACGCTGCTTTAGGATTCAAAACGTTAAATAACGATGAAACAAAAGATGAACAAATGAAACTTTTCTAA
- a CDS encoding TOTE conflict system archaeo-eukaryotic primase domain-containing protein, whose translation MNLETKLKHVLRENAHLKEENKRLKQTLNDHSIPYTVPKENARSKSAIVKQRIAIFKDLFKGRNDVFPVRWESRSGKSGYAPACDHEWDPVLCEKPNIKCSDCKNRKLTPLTDQVLFDHLSGKKTIGIYPLLKDDTCFFLAIDFDKKSWNEDVRTFIDICNTFHIPVAVERSRSGNGAHVWIFFSERTPASMARRLGNNILEKALESRYQIGMDSYDRMFPNQDSMPRGGFGNLIALPLQKVAREKGNSVFLNQEFEPYDDQWTYLSHIKKLSQKDVQRIISELSQEKSNLTRTDINLKQDTSIELLNGIKIEKDTFPSKVINDCLKLSSFSNPQFYKAQAKRLSTHRIPKKICSFDEDETSFIFPRGCYENINNFTVN comes from the coding sequence ATGAACTTAGAAACGAAACTGAAACATGTACTCAGAGAAAATGCTCATTTAAAAGAAGAAAATAAACGGTTAAAGCAAACCTTAAATGATCACAGCATACCTTATACAGTTCCAAAGGAAAATGCTAGATCAAAATCAGCAATCGTAAAACAACGTATTGCTATTTTTAAAGATTTATTTAAAGGTCGTAATGATGTTTTTCCTGTTCGGTGGGAGTCCAGAAGCGGCAAGTCAGGTTACGCACCAGCATGTGATCACGAATGGGATCCTGTTCTATGTGAGAAGCCGAACATTAAATGTAGTGATTGTAAAAATAGAAAATTGACACCGTTAACTGATCAAGTTCTTTTTGATCACCTTAGTGGAAAGAAAACAATCGGAATTTATCCACTATTAAAAGATGATACATGCTTTTTTCTCGCAATTGATTTTGACAAAAAAAGCTGGAACGAAGATGTGAGAACATTTATTGATATTTGTAATACTTTTCATATTCCAGTAGCTGTAGAGAGATCGCGTTCTGGAAATGGGGCTCACGTTTGGATCTTCTTTTCTGAACGAACCCCCGCCTCAATGGCTAGAAGATTAGGGAACAATATTTTAGAAAAAGCACTAGAAAGTCGTTATCAAATTGGTATGGATTCTTATGATCGAATGTTCCCTAACCAAGATTCTATGCCACGAGGTGGATTCGGAAACTTGATTGCCCTTCCTTTACAAAAGGTCGCACGTGAAAAAGGAAATAGTGTATTCCTTAATCAAGAGTTTGAACCATACGACGACCAATGGACATATTTGTCTCATATAAAAAAACTGTCACAAAAAGATGTTCAAAGAATAATATCTGAGTTGTCTCAAGAAAAGTCTAATCTTACGAGAACAGATATAAACCTAAAACAAGACACATCAATTGAGTTACTCAACGGTATTAAAATAGAGAAAGATACTTTTCCATCAAAGGTTATTAATGATTGCCTTAAATTATCATCTTTTAGTAACCCTCAATTTTATAAAGCACAAGCAAAACGGCTATCTACCCATAGAATTCCTAAAAAAATTTGTAGCTTTGATGAAGATGAAACAAGCTTCATTTTTCCAAGAGGGTGTTATGAAAATATTAATAATTTTACAGTTAACTAA
- a CDS encoding DUF6155 family protein, translated as MSTLKIPELKKELKELDKKELIKLITELYKLNKDVKQFVSLKYNREELVNELYEEAKVKIENEFFPERSMPKLRLKEAKNAINRFKKLTEDEFKTLDLMLFYVENGVEFTVSFGDIDENFYGSMVNMYDHVVDKCIDNENYYQTFAKRLEDVVEDTGGVGWGFHDALTDIYYSIPYIMEDNP; from the coding sequence GTGAGTACTTTGAAAATTCCAGAACTGAAAAAAGAACTTAAAGAATTAGATAAAAAAGAGTTGATTAAACTCATTACCGAATTGTATAAGTTAAACAAAGATGTAAAGCAATTTGTCTCGTTGAAGTATAATCGAGAAGAATTGGTGAATGAATTATATGAAGAAGCAAAGGTGAAAATCGAAAATGAGTTTTTTCCAGAACGAAGCATGCCGAAACTGAGGCTTAAAGAAGCGAAGAATGCGATCAATCGATTTAAAAAGCTAACAGAGGATGAGTTTAAGACTCTAGATTTAATGCTTTTTTATGTTGAAAACGGAGTAGAATTTACAGTCTCTTTTGGTGATATTGATGAGAATTTTTACGGGAGTATGGTGAACATGTATGATCATGTCGTAGACAAATGTATTGATAATGAGAACTACTATCAGACATTTGCGAAACGACTAGAAGATGTCGTAGAAGATACAGGTGGTGTTGGATGGGGTTTCCACGATGCATTGACTGATATTTATTATTCAATCCCTTACATAATGGAAGATAACCCATGA
- a CDS encoding SIMPL domain-containing protein, with protein sequence MYYQPQFRHAPPAPRVPVRNNSNNHSKRTLVVFGKGIVSAQPDEAKITVGVITEGRQLQEVQQENAQVSSQVIASLTELGIPEANIQTVEYRVDMQYDYIDGKQVFRGYRVTHQFQITIDQIDETGVVVDTAVASGANTVSNIQFTLKDPSQEYNDALRQAIQQAENKANVMADEQNISLNPVPEKIEELREEEAVQPFQPMLFATAEATPIQPGTLQITARVKMTYSY encoded by the coding sequence ATGTATTATCAACCGCAGTTTCGCCATGCCCCTCCAGCTCCCCGTGTCCCTGTTCGTAATAACAGCAATAACCATTCAAAACGTACGTTAGTTGTTTTCGGAAAAGGCATTGTATCAGCTCAACCAGACGAAGCAAAAATTACGGTCGGTGTCATTACTGAAGGGAGGCAGTTACAAGAAGTTCAACAAGAAAATGCACAAGTTAGTTCGCAAGTAATCGCAAGTTTAACGGAGCTCGGTATTCCAGAAGCGAACATCCAAACTGTTGAATACCGCGTTGACATGCAATATGACTACATTGATGGAAAACAAGTATTCCGTGGATACCGTGTCACCCATCAGTTCCAGATCACGATCGACCAAATTGATGAGACAGGTGTCGTCGTGGATACTGCTGTTGCAAGTGGTGCAAATACCGTTTCAAACATTCAATTTACGTTAAAAGACCCTAGCCAAGAGTACAATGATGCCCTGCGCCAAGCGATCCAACAAGCAGAAAACAAAGCAAATGTTATGGCTGACGAACAAAACATTTCTTTAAACCCAGTACCAGAAAAAATCGAGGAATTAAGAGAAGAAGAGGCCGTCCAACCGTTCCAACCGATGTTATTTGCGACAGCAGAAGCTACTCCTATCCAGCCCGGAACTTTGCAAATTACAGCTAGAGTAAAAATGACGTATTCTTATTAA
- a CDS encoding ABC-F family ATP-binding cassette domain-containing protein, translated as MSILTVQNLSHGFGDRAIFNNVSFRLLKGEHIGLIGANGEGKSTFMNIITGELEPDEGTVSWAKNVRVGFLDQHTVLEKGLSIRDVLKSAFQYLFKMEEDMNAMYEKMGDVTPEEMETLLEEVGVIQDMLTNNDFYTIDAKVEEIARGLGLDELGLDRDVNDLSGGQRTKILLAKLLLEKPDILLLDEPTNYLDEQHIEWLKRYLQEYENAFILISHDIPFLNSVINLVYHMENQELNRYAGDYDHFQHVYEVKKQQVEAAYKKQQKEIADLEDFVARNKARVATRNMAMSRQKKLDKMEKIELTKEKPKPEFNFKTARTPSKYIFQAKDLVIGYDEPLSRPLNLSMERGQKIALVGANGIGKTTLLRSLLGEIKPLNGTIERGDFLEIGYFEQEIKTESNNTCIDEVWNEYPHLSQYEVRAALAKCGLMTKHIESKVAVLSGGEKAKVRLCKLINEETNLLVLDEPTNHLDVDAKEELKRALKEYKGSILLISHEPEFYQDVATDIWNGETWTTKVF; from the coding sequence ATGAGTATTTTAACCGTTCAAAATTTAAGTCACGGTTTTGGTGACCGAGCGATTTTTAATAATGTTTCCTTCCGTCTTTTAAAAGGCGAGCACATTGGATTAATTGGTGCAAATGGCGAAGGAAAGTCAACATTCATGAATATTATTACTGGCGAGCTTGAGCCTGACGAAGGGACCGTTTCTTGGGCAAAAAACGTCCGTGTTGGCTTTCTAGACCAGCATACTGTATTAGAAAAAGGCCTATCGATTCGAGACGTTTTAAAAAGCGCATTTCAATATTTATTTAAAATGGAAGAAGACATGAACGCCATGTACGAAAAAATGGGCGACGTTACTCCCGAAGAAATGGAAACCCTTCTTGAAGAAGTCGGAGTCATTCAAGATATGCTGACAAACAACGATTTTTATACGATCGATGCTAAAGTCGAAGAAATCGCTCGAGGACTTGGCCTTGATGAACTTGGCCTAGACCGTGATGTCAACGACTTAAGTGGTGGACAGCGCACAAAAATTTTATTGGCAAAACTCTTACTCGAAAAGCCTGACATTTTGCTGTTGGACGAGCCGACAAACTATTTAGATGAACAGCATATTGAATGGCTAAAACGCTATTTACAAGAGTACGAAAATGCCTTTATTTTAATTTCTCACGATATTCCATTTTTAAACAGCGTTATTAACCTCGTTTATCACATGGAAAACCAAGAATTAAACCGATATGCTGGTGATTATGACCACTTCCAACATGTATATGAAGTAAAAAAACAGCAAGTCGAAGCTGCCTATAAAAAGCAACAAAAAGAAATAGCTGACTTAGAAGACTTCGTTGCTCGAAATAAAGCACGCGTTGCAACTCGAAACATGGCGATGTCACGTCAAAAGAAACTCGACAAAATGGAAAAAATCGAGTTAACGAAAGAAAAACCAAAGCCAGAGTTCAACTTTAAAACGGCGCGAACACCGAGTAAATATATTTTCCAGGCGAAAGATCTCGTCATCGGTTATGATGAGCCGTTATCACGTCCGTTAAACTTAAGTATGGAGCGCGGTCAAAAAATCGCACTCGTTGGGGCAAACGGAATCGGAAAAACAACGTTGTTAAGAAGCTTATTAGGTGAAATTAAGCCACTGAACGGAACCATTGAACGCGGTGATTTCCTTGAAATCGGCTATTTTGAACAAGAAATTAAAACTGAATCAAACAACACATGCATTGACGAAGTATGGAACGAATACCCGCACTTATCCCAATATGAAGTTCGCGCCGCTCTTGCAAAGTGCGGGCTTATGACAAAACATATTGAAAGCAAAGTCGCTGTTTTAAGTGGTGGAGAAAAAGCGAAAGTGCGTTTATGTAAACTAATCAACGAAGAAACAAACCTGCTTGTTCTCGATGAACCAACAAACCATTTAGATGTCGACGCGAAAGAAGAACTAAAACGAGCGTTAAAAGAATACAAAGGAAGCATTCTTCTAATTAGTCACGAGCCTGAATTTTATCAAGATGTCGCTACTGATATTTGGAATGGAGAAACATGGACAACGAAAGTATTTTAA
- a CDS encoding DEAD/DEAH box helicase, translating into MNSTSPMIQSFTPFLQEAWEKSNFSGPTPVQEQAVPEINEGKDVIVEAPTGSGKTLAYLLPLLNKVDSQKKSAQVVIVAPSKELSMQIADETRKWSEGSDIQIASLVGGANIKRQLDRLKKKPQMIVGTPGRLQELIQMKKLKMHEVKTVVLDEADQLLSHEHVKEMDDIIKGTLKDRQLLVFSATVPKEIEGKAKERMNQASVIRIEQSDDQLKNVAHYYITCERRDKIEQLKKVMNMPNVKALAFANDIDLLLELSSKLEYKGHSVGVLHSEATKQEREAAIKEFRSGKVPVLLSTDVASRGLDIQDLTHVVQLDVPRDEKQYTHRAGRTGRAGRSGTVISIVSGPEEKWLKQHGKNLNVTFEEKRFYKGELTD; encoded by the coding sequence ATGAATAGTACATCGCCTATGATACAGAGTTTTACACCTTTTTTACAAGAGGCTTGGGAAAAGTCTAATTTCTCAGGTCCAACACCGGTACAAGAACAAGCAGTTCCAGAAATTAATGAAGGAAAGGATGTCATTGTAGAAGCGCCAACCGGATCAGGTAAAACACTTGCTTATTTACTGCCGTTATTAAATAAAGTAGATTCGCAAAAGAAAAGTGCGCAAGTTGTCATTGTAGCACCTTCAAAAGAGCTTTCCATGCAAATTGCAGATGAGACGCGAAAGTGGTCAGAAGGGTCAGATATTCAAATTGCATCATTAGTCGGTGGGGCCAATATAAAGCGTCAACTTGACCGACTAAAGAAAAAGCCGCAAATGATTGTTGGAACCCCAGGAAGGCTACAAGAGCTTATTCAAATGAAAAAATTAAAAATGCATGAAGTGAAAACAGTCGTACTAGATGAGGCAGATCAGCTTTTATCACACGAACATGTAAAAGAAATGGACGATATAATAAAAGGAACTTTGAAAGATCGCCAGCTTCTCGTTTTTTCAGCGACGGTACCAAAAGAAATTGAAGGAAAAGCGAAAGAGCGAATGAATCAAGCTTCTGTTATTCGAATTGAGCAAAGTGATGATCAGCTTAAAAACGTTGCCCATTATTACATTACTTGTGAACGAAGAGATAAAATTGAACAGTTAAAAAAAGTGATGAACATGCCTAATGTTAAGGCGCTTGCTTTTGCAAACGATATTGATTTACTTCTTGAATTATCTTCAAAATTGGAGTATAAAGGACACAGTGTCGGTGTATTACATAGTGAAGCGACAAAACAAGAAAGAGAAGCTGCAATCAAAGAGTTTCGTTCTGGGAAAGTCCCTGTACTTCTTTCAACAGATGTAGCATCTCGCGGGCTTGATATTCAAGACTTGACGCATGTCGTGCAACTCGATGTGCCGCGTGATGAAAAGCAATATACTCACCGTGCTGGAAGAACGGGCCGGGCAGGGCGAAGTGGAACTGTCATTTCGATTGTTTCTGGACCTGAAGAAAAATGGTTAAAGCAACACGGCAAAAACTTAAACGTAACGTTTGAAGAGAAACGTTTTTATAAAGGGGAATTAACAGATTAA